From the Microcoleus sp. FACHB-672 genome, the window TTGGCGCTGACGGGTCTCCCTTGCCAATCCTGAATAATGCCCAGAACTTCCCCTTCATGACCCTTGACATCAAAGGGCTGATTGCGATGATCGGGATGGTGGTAAACAATCACAGACTCTTTGACGCGAACGCGATCGCCAACTTTCATAAATGTAGACCTAGTGTTCCCTCTCCAACAAGCTGAAAAACTGCCATTGCAAGAGCCTGGGGCTTTTTGCCAAGACAGCTTTTCTATCTTCTCATATCGCAGACGCTCAACCGGCTGCGGACAACCTTAATAGAATTGCCAAGATTAAACTCGATTTATCGTTTGGGTTTCACAAAACGACGCCCAACTGAACCAAGCGCTTTACCGGAACGTCAATGACTGACGCTTGATGGCCCCGGCGTCTCTTAAAAGCACCCATCTGTCAATTATTCCCGAACAAGTCGGTTTATTCTAAATCCCCGCCCTTTCTTGATGCCGTTTGGGAAATCCAAAAATTTGACAAGCACTAAGGCTTCTGAGTTGCTATGGCCAATTTTGCTCCCTTAATCCGGCGCACGCGATCCATCACCTCAACAACGATACCGTGATCAACAGCCTTATCCGCGTTCAATACCACCAGCAAGTCTGCATCCGGCTTGATCTGCTTGCGCACTTCACTTTCTAGCGCATCTAGCTGAATCGGTTCACGGTTAAATGCTAACTTTCCTTCGGGATTGATTGTCACTGTCACCTGAGCCGGTTTCTGAGATTGTCCGCTTGCGGCATTGGGCAAATTCACTGATAACCCTTCAGAGCGGGTCAAAAACAGTGTAGACATAACAAAAAACGTCAGAATTGCAAAGACCACATCAATCAACGGCACGATGTTAATTTGAAATGGTAGTTCCGGTTCATCGGGTAGGCGCATAAGACTTCTCCCCTTTTTCATAGCGATGGCGATACAGCAATTCTAACTGCCCACCATACTCCTGAATCCGTGCAATCTGGCGTGTGTAAAGCCCGCGAAATGAATTGGCAAACAGGAGAACAAAGATTGCAACAATCAATCCAGAAGCTGTAGAAACTAGAGCTTCACTGATCCCAGCGGTGACGCCTGCCGTTTTACTGCCACCCACATCACCGATATTGAGAGAGGCAAAGGAAGTAATCAATCCCAAAACGGTACCAAGAAGACCTAGCAGAGGTGCAAGTTGGATAATTGTGTCAAATATGTTGTTAAACCGCTTCAGCAATGGGATTTCTGCTTGCGATTCAGTTTCCAAAGCAAGGCGAAATTCTTCTGGGGTGGGTTCTTCGAGTTCCAAAGCAGCTAGAAAAATTCGAGAGATGGGCAGATCGGCATTCTGCTGCAGTTTATTCAAAGCACCTACCACATTATCGCGTCGGTACAGACCTAGAACTTCGCGCACCACACGATTCTGCCGGCGATTGACTCGAAACCAAAAAACCACCCGCTCGATAATTAGGGCCACTGCTAACACTGAAAATCCAAGCAGCGGCCACATAACGACGCCGCCGTCCGCAAAAACTTTACTGATTCCCATGTACTATTTCTAGGGCAATTGACAAGGCTACTATCGCTTACCAGATACTCTACTGGCAAAGCAAATCTTCATCATGCGAGATTACCCCTAATGCAAATCTATGTCAACCCCTATCTGCTTGTGTGCCTTAACCTCGCTTAGTAGCCAAGTATAATTACTTAAAGGAAAAATTTTATTTTTTCTGAAAAAGCTGGCAGATAAGGATTATAGAGACTGCAAGCCTAAAAATAACTCTGTTTCTCCTCTTGACAAAAGATTCCAATCATCTTAATTTGACTCAGAGCAAGTGCAAATAGTTTGCAATAAAAGATGAGTCTTTCAAGCATTGCTAGACAGCAACGAGAAAAAGAAGAGGAGGAGCTGAGGTCTTTTATGACCTACAGCGTCTTAGGTTCATTGGCGCTACACGCAGCGTTGCTGCTCCTGACCAATTTTGGAGTTAAAACGCCGGATCTGCTGGCTGCA encodes:
- a CDS encoding ferredoxin-thioredoxin reductase variable chain; translation: MKVGDRVRVKESVIVYHHPDHRNQPFDVKGHEGEVLGIIQDWQGRPVSANLPVHVKFDKKFRAHFQGNELEMIE
- a CDS encoding ExbD/TolR family protein, with the protein product MRLPDEPELPFQINIVPLIDVVFAILTFFVMSTLFLTRSEGLSVNLPNAASGQSQKPAQVTVTINPEGKLAFNREPIQLDALESEVRKQIKPDADLLVVLNADKAVDHGIVVEVMDRVRRIKGAKLAIATQKP
- a CDS encoding MotA/TolQ/ExbB proton channel family protein produces the protein MGISKVFADGGVVMWPLLGFSVLAVALIIERVVFWFRVNRRQNRVVREVLGLYRRDNVVGALNKLQQNADLPISRIFLAALELEEPTPEEFRLALETESQAEIPLLKRFNNIFDTIIQLAPLLGLLGTVLGLITSFASLNIGDVGGSKTAGVTAGISEALVSTASGLIVAIFVLLFANSFRGLYTRQIARIQEYGGQLELLYRHRYEKGEKSYAPTR